From one Balaenoptera acutorostrata chromosome 6, mBalAcu1.1, whole genome shotgun sequence genomic stretch:
- the LOC130708421 gene encoding interferon alpha-1-like, translating into MAPTLSFLLALLLLSCNSTCSLGCDLPQTHSLANTRALMLLQQMRRISPFSCLKDRNDFGFPQEAFGGNQFQKAQAIAVVHETIQQTFQLFSTEGSAAAWDETLLDKFCTALFQQLTDLQACLMQEAGLEGTPLLKEDSILAVRKYFHRITVYLQEKKYSPCAWEIVRAEVMRSFSSSTNLQERLRRKE; encoded by the coding sequence ATGGCCCCAACCTTGTCCTTCCTCCTGGCCCTGCTGCTGCTCAGCTGCAACTCCACCTGCTCTCTGGGCTGCGACCTGCCTCAGACCCACAGCCTGGCTAACACGAGGGCCCTGATGCTCCTGCAACAAATGAGGAGAATCTCCCCCTTCTCCTGCCTGAAGGACAGAAATGACTTTGGATTCCCCCAGGAGGCGTTTGGTGGCAACCAGTTCCAGAAGGCTCAAGCCATCGCTGTCGTCCATGAGACGATCCAGCAGACCTTCCAGCTCTTCAGCACGGAGGGCTCGGCTGCCGCTTGGGATGAGACCCTCCTGGACAAGTTCTGCACTGCACTTTTTCAGCAGCTCACTGACCTGCAAGCCTGTCTGATGCAGGAGGCGGGACTGGAAGGGACTCCCCTGCTGAAGGAGGACTCCATCCTGGCTGTGAGGAAATACTTCCACAGAATCACTGTCTATCTGCAAGAGAAGAAGTACAGCCCTTGTGCCTGGGAGATTGTCAGAGCAGAAGTCATGAGATCCTTCTCTTCCTCAACAAACTTGCAAGAAAGACTTAGGAGGAAGGAATGA